The Branchiostoma floridae strain S238N-H82 chromosome 3, Bfl_VNyyK, whole genome shotgun sequence genomic sequence GAGGTCCAAGAGTGAAGTCAgtccataggcggtaggccaaggtaTTGTTGTCGGATCGCCCGGGCTGAACTGCCGGGGTTGGTGTTCCGAGTGTGACCCGACATTTGAGTACGTTGTACCCGGGATTGCACGAGTGGGTGCCGAATGTTCCGACGGAGATTTCCGACGGATGCAGAAGGTACCCGAAGTGCGATTTACCGACAAACACCGACTGTCGGCACGCACTCGGCATGCGTTGCACACGTAACCAAAAGACCACGTGACCCCACCAACTACTCACAGGGCATATGTGGTAAGTGTGCCCGTGCGCAAGGATGTGGTGTCATGATCTCATGGTGTAACATATGGCATGATTTTGATAATGGCAACACGGCTATTCGGCAGTAAATTACGACTTCACGTGCATACATGCGTGGGGTGGAACTTCTGCATTTTTGGGACACGCCCTCGCACAAAGGGGCAGTTTCTTTGTTATGGCTCGAAAAGCAGAAGTGATGTTAGAATAGGGCCTCAAGGAAGTGGAAATAACCTTGTTCAAAGCAAAAGATGTTGCAGCCTGAACTGAAACCGAAAATATTACATAACTCTAATTCCTGCCAGGTGAAATGTAGCATGAAACATGATGTCACGACGGTCAATTAAGTTCGGATCACAAGATGCATGAACAGATGTATGAATAATTATTAGTATGATGTAACTATTTTTGCATGGTGAAAGGTGTAGAGACAAATCTCACAACTAGCAAATTTTAGAATTTACTATTTCTATCAGCAGTTTCTTCATAATTGCAATGTTACTAAACTTGCTTAATGTTTTAAATTTCAGTTTCTACAGATAGAAGTGACTGACTTACTGTGTAGGTTGAACAACAGACCCAACTACATTCACACGTACATGTAAACCAGGAGAACCTAACAGCCAGGGGACCAAACACCACACCACAGCATGCGGAACCTGACAATCTGCCCAGTTCTCCTTCTCCTGTGCCTGGCAGGAGCCATCGCTCAGGTGGAAATCCCCACTTTTCTCCCGACGTCAGACACCACGGCGCGACCCACCACCCGGGAAAGCCCGCTTCTCAACGCAAACGATGACCCTACTGTACTACAAGGTAGTCTGAAGTATCCAAATGGCACAGCCTGCCTGCTGTATAAGATGGGACTCGCTGTCCAAATTCTTTACGGAACCACAGATTCAAGGATAGGAGTAGCCAGGTTTGCCCTTCCCACTGATACTACGGTTGGCGGATTCTGTGGCGTAACCGCCGCTATGCTACAGTTTGCCTTCAACAACGGGACCTACAATGTGTCGCTTGAGTTCACTAACGATGGCAAACAGTTCGAAGTGTCTGCCGCCTCTGTTGGATGGGTGTTTGACTCGACAAACTTCCCAAACGCATCCCTCCAAGGTAAAAGTGCTGCTCAGAATAACACACAAGGAGACTTGGGGTTGTTTTACGCTCCACTTGGGCAGTCGTACCTTTGTCGATCGGAGGACTCCAAAGAGATAAGTGTTGATGTCACTCTGTTCTTCATCGAGGTGCAGGTCCAGCCCTTCGATGTGACAGCGGGAAAATTTGGACAGCCTCTGGAGTGCAAGAAGGACATGCCGACCACACCGGCTCCTACAACAAAGGTCCCAACAACGCCAGCCATGAACACGACAACCGCACCCAACACCACATTGGCTCCCACAACAACAGCTTCACCTATCATGAACACCACAACAGTCCCTGGGACCACTGCCAGCCCACCTACCCACCGTGGGAAGTGGCACGTCCGCAGCGAAAACGACACCTGCCTGCTCGCTTACATGGCCGTCAGGTTTGAAGCACATTACCTGACAAATGATGGCAGCAATGGAACTGCGGCAGTGTGGTTGCCTACTGACGCAACAGCAGACGGCTCCTGCTCTGAACACAACAGTGTGATCGAACTGAGGTCGGACGTGTCAAACTTGACCATCAACTTCCTGAAGGCGGCAGGAAGTACGTCCTGGAGTGCATCCTCCATTTTCTTCTCCTACAGAGAACTTCCAGCCTTCTTCATAGACACAGCCAACCCTGGCCAGCAGCATATTGTTCGAGTTGACCACATCAACATGTTTATGACTGGCACGGGACAATCCTACAAATGTGACACAGAGATATCCGTACCCCTGAAAGATGGCGTCACCCTCAAACTCAGCCAGCTTCAGGTGCAGGCATTCGACGTACAACATGGCGACTTTGGAACACCCAAAAGGTGTCCAGCTGACCTCCCCCCTACCCCCGCCCCGACCATGACCCCCTTGTGTCCCCACCTGCCTCCCCCAGGGAAGTGGGTGGTGAAAGATGCAAAGGGTAACCCCTGTCTCCTGGCTGACATGGCACTACAGCTCCGATCACGTTACATCACTGCTGACAACGCCACAACGGTAGGGTGCATTGGCATACCAACTAACGCCGACGTTACTGGCGTCTGTGGACAGAATACATCCCAGCTCAGTCTTTCCTTTCACGCTGGAGAGTTCAACATAACCTTCACGTTTTCGGAGTCGCCTCAGAATTCGTCCAATCCAGGCAGCGGGGACAAGTTCGGTGTGTCACAGGTTTCTGTCGAGTACTTCATCAACGACATATGGTTTCCCTCTGCCCAACAGCAGGGCCAAAGGGTGAAGATCACCACTCCAAACATGGAGATATTTGAGGCACGTGTTGGCCAATCGTATCAGTGCATGAGGCAGACCAACGTCACCCTAAACAAGGATGTCACTCTCTTCACGCAAGACCTGCACCTCCAGCCATTCTCAGTCAGCGGGTACGGTTTTGCAAAATCCTACGTCTGCCCCGAGGACCCGACCCCAGAACCGTCCTGGAAGGCCAACATCGTGCCGATGGCAGTAGGCTGTGCACTCGGAGCTTTTGTGATCGTCGTGACACTGGGAACATATATCGTGTACAGGCGCAGGCAGAAAAGAATGGCAGGATACTCCCTTCTCTCTACAACGTGAGAGAAGTGCAAGAAATTGCCAAGAATACTAATGCTACTTTCTGCATGTAAACTTTATGATCTTTCTTGACTGCCTTTGAAAAGTTTGATGATAATGCAtgtaactactagtagtataggGGATGGAAATACACTTTTATAAGCATATATTAGGCAGATATGTAGTATATGAATGGtgttgatatgatataatactaGTATCTGTTACACAGTGGTTTATGCTGCCCCATCATGTCCAACGATTCTTTTGATTTTAAGAGATGATTGTGAGGTGTTATTCTGCAAATCATGTTTTGACTCAGTTGTCTAAGGCAAAATGTTGTATTTGAGCCAACTTATGCCCTTCAAAGTGTCATTTCTTTAATAAATAAAGAGTGCAAGCTGATATTAAGTGAATCTATATTAGGGAGTGAGATAGATAAGATCACTGTAATGTTTGAATGTGGAATTCAAAAGTTAAAATAGTGCTATGACCCGTTTTGCTTACCTTAACATATTATGTTTATCATCACAGAAGGTTATTATTGTTTTTGCTGTGagttatttcttcttcttctttcttctccaaACAACAAGGTCAATATGACTGGTCATGTGCTGGTAACCATGCGTATGGATGTTTGAGCAAAAATATAATAGAGTAGTAGTTTGCAAGGCTAGACTATGTGAATGTAAACATTAATTTGCTTGCAGTTATTTAGTTAGATCCCATTGAGTTAGATCCCATTTCCTTAAATGTTGTGCATCAGGTTTGTATTCAAGATGACACTTAAACAGTGCAGAAATGAAAACGATACCAAATATTACTTTTTGCTAGTCAGCAAAAGAGCTTTGCTATACCACTGTAATGTGAATGTATGTTTCATAGACAATGTGCTGAGCTGAGGAgctgtttttttgtgaaaaatagaTTGTGCTGTTATATCATAGTATACACcacaatgtgtatgtttcatAGACTTTTAGTGGAATGGGAGCAAAAAGCCTCGTATTAGAGGAATGGAGAAAAGAAATAGCCAAATAGAGCTAGGAGTTTGAATTGGTTTTGAACCTGGAAGTGAAACTTTACAAGAGAAGTATTTAACTTCAGTTGTAATTACTCTTGATACAAATGCATATAGCTGTACTGTctacaagttttgtttttggagTACTAGATATCATAACTTTCTTTAGGTCActgcaaggagctttcatcaacttgGTCACTGCACATGTAACATTGTTTTAGTGTGAAGCTGTTGTGTTCAAATGCTtagtttttgtaaatattttgagaGAACTCTATTTCCTGGTTTGTAGAATGGAACGTTGTACATACAGAGAATACTTTTACTGTTTATCATGTCTAAAATGAGGACGTGAAATGTATATAACTTGAAATGGTTTGTCTTATTGATACTGATATTGACTGGCTGTCTGTATTCAACTTTCCTTTTATTGGTACACTTATAGATATAGGCGTCTGGAAATAGATGAAAGAAATTGTGTATCAGAAAAAGTAGTCTTGCACATGACCTGAATACATATTTGGTCACGTTGAATATATTGtcaaaatataatataataaagaAAAGACAGGTTATTAGATCAAGTGGCAAAACAGTAAGATTAGATTGTAAAAGTATATTTTACTTATTGATGGTATCTTTGCTGTCTCTACCTGTGTTAGggtggtacatgtaaatgatgcaGTGAAAGAGAGCTtcaaatacaaagaaaatatatGTGTATGGAACTATTTTAGAAATTAGGGTGCCATAAAAAGGtaatacactgtacatgtatattgaagcCAAACATGGTTGAGAAGCAATATTTCCCATGAATGAAGTATTGTGTTAGCAGCACTGGTGTGTGGTTGAAATAAAATATGGTTGGTTGAAAATACCAGACTGAGTGCTTTTATCCCTTCTTCAAGGAGCATACCTAAGGGTTAGTATGTGAAAATTGGAGAGAAAAAGTAATGTTTGTCAGAGTAAGCCATTTGAGTCTGCAGTAAAAACTTGTTACCATCCACTGTTTCTACCGAGAAAAACTtggatggagtgtgttaggAAGGACATGAAGGTGTGCGGTCTCACGGGGGTTGACCCACTAGACAGAGCCGTATGGAAAcatggtgtgaagactagccagctgctgcctacccctgtgtcagggactccagcagcagtataatcaaaccatggatagtgagtgagtgtaggGTAGAGCCCATCACTCTCCTTTCACTGCCACTGCCTTCCTCCTCCTCAACTGAAGTAAGGTGACCATTTTTACTtctgggtggagtgagaaaagttgttaagtgccttttccaaggacatAACATCTACACAGGGATCAAACTGGCAACCTCTGGATCTTATGGTCTCGCAGCAATCGGTATGAGTGACAATAAACTCAAATCTACTGAGGCTAAATAAGGGACACAATTAAGGACACTTGCTTGAAGGACATAGAAGCTTGAAACAAGTTTATAATTCTGAATACAAACTTGACAGTCAAAATATTACATCTCTTGGAGTAAAGATAACATTATTAAGATATTTCTCTGTACTATATACACCACTAGAACGAGGCATTGAAATTGTGACAATTTTTCCTTGTCTCTTGCATTTAATTTATGACAGACTGGCAACAAGGTTTGATCCTACACTTACAGTATGCACTGTCTGAAAATAGAACGTAGAGAGAGGTAGCACATGAAGAAAACTGTGCTATTCAACTTCAATCTCTAAAAGGATGTAGAGGTTCCTTTTCTCTCAACAGATGTGCACATAACAAGGCACTATCCATACTTACACGAACACAGAACATTAATttggaaaatttgtttttgaaaaacaatCCTAAAACTTTGTTCCAAACAGATACATTACATATCCATGGCTAGTAACAGTAAAACGTGATACAAGTATGTGcaatttttgaaaaacaaatagtGCATGTATGACAAAGTGTATCTTTAAAAATTAGTCCAATAACAGATTACCAAGTTTACAGATCACAGTAGAGACaatataaacataaacataagcCCTGACAATGTTGGCTGAAAGAATGGTTTAAGTTACAACAGTTAACTCTTAGGTTTTGGTCCTGTGCCCAAACTAGAACATGTTAAAGTAAGGAAGGCAAAACGGGCTACTCGGGTTCTTGGATGATCGGCTGCCTTATCTTGGGTTTGTTGGGGTTGTTCTCAATCATCCAGTCTGCAAGCCAAGTCTGCAatgaaaataatagaaatattGTTAATCTAGATCTGAAAATTTACCAGTAATAGACTCATCCAGTTCAACTTACAAAGATTTCAGCGTCCTGAATGGATCATTGTTAGCCAATCTGGGGGCAGAATTTCATCTGCATTTAGCTGTTAAACATTGGGCAGATTTCTTTTAAGTAAACTTTTCAGATTATAGTCATGTTTTATCATCCAAGGATAGTGCATCATATGACTAAAACTTTGTACCTGATTGGCCACACCAAATCCAATCAAAGACAATAGTATATCATCAACATATTTGATAAGCTTTAAGTGTTTTCAGCCAAATACATGTagggaaaaggggggggggatacTGGGAATAAAACTCAGGACTCTTACCACAGGGTCTTCTGGTTTCTGTTTGCAGAGTTCCGTCAGTCCCCCGAGGAGGGTGGGGTTCACGTGCCGTGCCAGGTAGTCCCGCGCTGCCTGGCCTGCTGGGATAGGTTCTATCACACCtacaaaaaacaagatattcCAAATTCAGCAAGGAGCAAAGATAGAGACAGCAGTACATACACAATCCCAATTAAGTGTACTACAATAGAAAGAGCTAAATCTGTAAATACCTTCCTGCAATTCTGTTTAATTTCATTCATATTTATTTTGTAAGGATCTGGCAATTATGTGGCACAATCAGCACTCTGCTTTCCTTCCATTATGTATGTTAAAATTTATCAGAGCTACTATGGAGTATCAGAATAGCACTAAGTAATATACATAGATATCACTAactttgcataatcaatgccagCATCAATGAAGGTAGCAGGTACTAACAgtccagttacatgtacatgttggtgTCCCTTTTTGCATTCCGATGGACCTCAGCTAAAGCATGCTGCAATTTGGTGTTTCATCAACTGGTTATTTGAGAGAGTAAGAAGATCATCTTTAAGTGTACAGAAATGAGCTATGATGATTCACTTACATATACAAATAGGTACACCATCATGGCTGTGGACACTGTGGTTGATGTCACTGAAAAAATGCTCTTCAGTAACAGTATAGTGGATGCTAGCATGACGTCTATACTCACTGTCTGGGAACATGAAGCGAACCTCCCTCTCCGATGACGAATAACTGTCACTACCATGCACAGCGTTCCTCTGGTCATCTGTTCCGTAGATTGCACGTAGACTACAGTTGGAAATAAAAAGTCAGACATGCTCAATCCTATGCTCAATCCTGGGCAATATTGTGCTATGGTATACAAAGCCATCAAAGCTTTGGTATTAACTAGATACATAGGCAGTGATGGCAGACCTCATCCGTCTATGTCaagcacacacatgcatgctaCAAACTTAACTTCACTTCCATGTTGTTTAGGAAAAATCAAGTCTCTGAAGCCATACTCTGTAGCACAGTAAGATGGCATACCCATGACTGAAAGCTGCGGGTGCCACATTTTTGTCTTCTGTGTAAATGTATTTACTTTTGCAACTTGGTTAAAATACTCTATTACATGGTAGGAGGGAAAGGGATAATTCGTAGTATTTGCGACTCACTGTGGAAACAATTCCGTAGTATGTTACGTATTACAAACGCAAAGGTCATACTTTGCGGTCAGAgtataaaaccactgtgaacacttCAATGTTTATATTGTTTCATGCTCTTGGTGCCATATccagtagcctggataccagacccaaaATGATCTCAAAAATTTTTGAGATCAACTGGGGTCTGGATCCAGGCTACATATTAATTAGTACATAATATCCATTGGAAGAATGCATACTGAACCATTCACTTAAACAATGCGTACCTGTCGGGATGTGTCTCCCTGGCCTTGTACGTGTTGGTGGGTCCGATCAGGTCTCTCCAGTAGCCTATACACTTGTCCCGTGCCAGGACCATGGCCACAATGGGCCCACTGCTCATGTACCCCACCAGACTGGGGAAGAACATCTTCCCGTAGTGTTCCGCGTAGAAGTCACTGGCCTGCTCTGGGGTTAGGTGGacttttcttttctgtacaggGAAGAATTGAAGCAAAGAGTGAATATTTTGGAGCTAATAATTATTCCGCCATAAAGTGTACTTGAAAAGGGCATATCAAATCAAGGACCtgcatactactactagtaccatCTTCAGTCGAGGGAGGATTAGACTCCTGTAGTAAACTGATCTTGTCAATTCAGGTCAGCCTAGGCATGCTCATACATCAGATGGCTCCAGTATTTGTCTAGTTGGTTTTTGAATTGGTTTACTGTGCTACTAGTACTATGTGACATTATGTCTTTGATCAAATATAATCTTTATGAATTCAGATTAACTATTTTGTGATGTGTATGCACCCATAGTAATAAAATCTTGAAGAAAGAGCCTTGACTTTTCCCTACCTTCTGTCTCTATTTTGTTTTCGTCGTTAGACTTATGTAACCTCAAAATATTTCTTGTACTACAAGTTGTAGGTGACAAATTATACAACCTCAAAATATTTCTTGTAGGTGACCTTAAACATATACCAAACTGTATAAGtaatacattatattttcaTGGGGCCTTGGAATGTCTTATATGTCTTATATATCACCTAATCAACCGTTTAGGATCATTTTATACCTGTAGAATGGTGAACCCAGATCTCAGGATAATATCTTCTATCTCCTCAGCCTTGTCGATGGCATCTGGCTTGATGAGTGCCAAAGTCCGCTCCACATAGATCTGGGGAGGGTCCATGGACACTTCTAGCTGATCCTGGGCCTGCATTGCGCCTTTAGACGTGCTAGGCTGGGTCGTTGTTGTCTCGCTAAGGCGGGGAAAGTTTCAGGGAAGGAGGGTTAGTGTACTGTACATCAACACAGCGTACCCCGTTGCTAGGACTGGAGAACTCTGTTTGGGACAGATTCTGGCACATACCAACACTCAAACAAGGGAGAAATGTATCATTTCAGATAACCATACAGTAAAATTTCAATCTATTCTTACTTCTACTaaataatattttattttttatattcAATAATATAAAAGATAGCTGAGGTATGTTTGAAAACATATTTCTAATGGGAGTTTTGTGCCCCCTACCATAATTTTGGTATTTCCCAATAGTGTTCTGCGCAAGTTCAGTGGGCCATATTTCCCATCATGCTTTGCATAGTACTTTGGGGTTACTCGAGGTCAGGTGGTCGACCCGGCCCTGTGGAAATGGAATCTGTTGCAGAAAATTAGCTAtatcgtcttcttcttcttcttcttcgtatAACGTCCAACTTCAAGTGGTTGAAGGCTCTGGACGTGGTTACGGGTCGTTTGGCTTTGGGTGGTCGCTTTTCTATACTTTACAGTTTGCTTTGTGTTTGTATGGGTGTATGGGTGTGTAGCCAGAGTAGCAAGGGCAGGGGCGCTAATCCCTGTCCGCCTCCCTGCAGCTATCGGGCATATCAATGTTCAATATATTTTGATGACGAAAGAAATGTATGTATGCCGTGGTTACCATTTACGGATTTTCTTTCGGGTGACACGTTACCTGATTTTTCTTCTCACTTCCACGAGATAATTTTCGCGTTATACTCcttgttaggccacagcaagtaaatcttatgaaTGACATCCCATGCAGAGNNNNNNNNNNNNNNNNNNNNNNNNNNNNNNNNNNNNNNNNNNNNNNNNNNNNNNNNNNNNNNNNNNNNNNNNNNNNNNNNNNNNNNNNNNNNNNNNNNNNaaaaaagatggctaaattatcaaaataaacaccataaacgtcacgtttatggtgtttattttgataatttagccatctttttttttttacccattctTTTGCGCTATCTCATAACAAGATTCGAAGTGACAAAAGTGGCATCACAATTCACAAGGCATTCATTCTTGTATGAAAGAAGCAATGAACAGATGTGTattaaaagtgatactagtgcggtacactggtatcacttgccaagcggacaactacattcatggattccatattggtggcagtCTACAACTAtccaagtttcacttctgcaactatattCATGGCCACCTTCCAAGCATGattattaggttacaacacaacatatttgaccatccccgaagaggaaattttgctttctgaaatcaggcgaaaatcaatgggcgcgttgatgtcatccaaaaaatttacttgctgtggccttaaggTTTCCAAACCATACATAGATATTATGCATAGATGCAAATATTTTCACGCAACTTATTCCGTAGGCGAAAATTTAGTAAACAACTGACCactaaaaaatgaaaaacacgACCGAGCTGAACCCTACGtgccccatatctgcttggaggacAAACAAAAGAACTATACGGCTTCATGTTGGAGATAGGTCTAGTCGTACAGATCTCAAACAaatcatgacaaatatacatgcGGGATGACAAACTCCTTGACAATGTTGCTCATTAGAGGTGCCGGGT encodes the following:
- the LOC118411168 gene encoding nucleoside diphosphate kinase homolog 5-like, whose protein sequence is MDTMSNITSETTTTQPSTSKGAMQAQDQLEVSMDPPQIYVERTLALIKPDAIDKAEEIEDIILRSGFTILQKRKVHLTPEQASDFYAEHYGKMFFPSLVGYMSSGPIVAMVLARDKCIGYWRDLIGPTNTYKARETHPDSLRAIYGTDDQRNAVHGSDSYSSSEREVRFMFPDSVIEPIPAGQAARDYLARHVNPTLLGGLTELCKQKPEDPVTWLADWMIENNPNKPKIRQPIIQEPE
- the LOC118411167 gene encoding lysosome-associated membrane glycoprotein 1-like; this encodes MRNLTICPVLLLLCLAGAIAQVEIPTFLPTSDTTARPTTRESPLLNANDDPTVLQGSLKYPNGTACLLYKMGLAVQILYGTTDSRIGVARFALPTDTTVGGFCGVTAAMLQFAFNNGTYNVSLEFTNDGKQFEVSAASVGWVFDSTNFPNASLQGKSAAQNNTQGDLGLFYAPLGQSYLCRSEDSKEISVDVTLFFIEVQVQPFDVTAGKFGQPLECKKDMPTTPAPTTKVPTTPAMNTTTAPNTTLAPTTTASPIMNTTTVPGTTASPPTHRGKWHVRSENDTCLLAYMAVRFEAHYLTNDGSNGTAAVWLPTDATADGSCSEHNSVIELRSDVSNLTINFLKAAGSTSWSASSIFFSYRELPAFFIDTANPGQQHIVRVDHINMFMTGTGQSYKCDTEISVPLKDGVTLKLSQLQVQAFDVQHGDFGTPKRCPADLPPTPAPTMTPLCPHLPPPGKWVVKDAKGNPCLLADMALQLRSRYITADNATTVGCIGIPTNADVTGVCGQNTSQLSLSFHAGEFNITFTFSESPQNSSNPGSGDKFGVSQVSVEYFINDIWFPSAQQQGQRVKITTPNMEIFEARVGQSYQCMRQTNVTLNKDVTLFTQDLHLQPFSVSGYGFAKSYVCPEDPTPEPSWKANIVPMAVGCALGAFVIVVTLGTYIVYRRRQKRMAGYSLLSTT